The Nitrospirota bacterium genome includes a region encoding these proteins:
- a CDS encoding histidine triad nucleotide-binding protein, whose translation MSSCIFCKIISKEIAGKVVYEDDQWFAFDDINPQAPVHVLIVPREHIPTLNDLKENHRDIIGNLGIVINKITDIKGVKDPGFRVVINCNPAGGQLVYHLHVHLLAGRQMTWPPG comes from the coding sequence ATGAGTTCATGCATCTTCTGTAAGATTATATCAAAGGAGATAGCGGGTAAGGTTGTTTATGAGGATGATCAGTGGTTTGCATTTGATGACATTAATCCTCAGGCCCCTGTGCATGTGCTGATAGTCCCAAGGGAACATATCCCGACGCTCAATGACCTTAAGGAAAATCACAGGGATATTATAGGGAATCTGGGTATTGTCATAAATAAGATAACTGATATCAAGGGTGTCAAGGACCCTGGATTCAGGGTGGTCATTAATTGCAATCCTGCAGGGGGACAGCTTGTCTATCATCTGCATGTGCATCTGCTGGCCGGCAGACAGATGACCTGGCCGCCAGGGTGA
- the galU gene encoding UTP--glucose-1-phosphate uridylyltransferase GalU gives MALRPVTKALFPAAGLGTRFLPATKASPKEMLPLVDKPLIQYVVEEAIASGIEDIVMITGRGKRAIEDHFDISYELEDVLKGKGNKKLLAEIQKISNMVDIFYVRQKEALGLGHAILCAKNLVRDEPFAVLLGDDIIDAEVPALKQMLEVYNTYSASVIAVQEVDRSQVSNYGIIKAVPVAEGVYKIYDMVEKPDIEDAPSNLAIIGRYILTPDIIELLEKTRPGRGKEIQLTDALRELAKTRPVYGYKFQGKRYDAGDKLGFLQATVEIALKNKEFGDKFRSYLKKLKL, from the coding sequence ATGGCTTTACGCCCTGTAACAAAGGCGCTTTTTCCTGCAGCGGGATTGGGTACGAGGTTTTTACCGGCTACAAAGGCATCTCCGAAGGAGATGCTGCCTCTTGTTGACAAGCCGCTGATCCAGTATGTTGTAGAGGAGGCAATAGCCTCAGGTATTGAAGATATTGTCATGATAACAGGCCGCGGGAAGCGTGCCATTGAAGACCATTTTGATATATCCTATGAGCTTGAGGATGTCCTTAAGGGAAAGGGGAATAAAAAATTACTGGCTGAGATACAGAAGATATCAAATATGGTGGACATATTCTATGTACGGCAAAAGGAGGCTTTAGGCCTTGGTCATGCCATTCTATGCGCAAAAAACCTCGTCAGGGATGAACCATTCGCAGTTCTCCTTGGTGATGACATAATAGATGCGGAAGTCCCTGCCCTGAAGCAGATGCTTGAGGTTTATAACACTTACAGCGCCAGCGTTATTGCCGTGCAGGAAGTTGATAGAAGTCAGGTGTCGAATTATGGTATAATAAAGGCCGTACCTGTTGCAGAAGGCGTCTATAAGATATATGATATGGTGGAGAAGCCTGATATTGAAGACGCCCCTTCCAATCTTGCCATAATTGGAAGATATATACTTACTCCGGATATAATAGAGCTACTCGAGAAAACAAGGCCCGGAAGAGGAAAGGAAATACAGCTTACTGATGCCCTGAGGGAGCTTGCGAAGACGAGGCCTGTTTACGGTTATAAGTTTCAGGGAAAGAGATACGATGCAGGCGACAAGCTGGGATTTCTCCAGGCAACAGTGGAGATCGCTCTTAAGAATAAAGAATTCGGGGATAAATTCAGAAGCTATTTGAAGAAGTTAAAATTGTAA
- a CDS encoding dephospho-CoA kinase, with protein MVFAGLTGGIATGKSLVSEMFRSLGAFIIDADLIAREIVRPGLPAWKAIVEAFGSEVLLKDGNINRSVLGSIVFQDFSKRSILNSIMHPGILKEAAKMRKVIGEDHPFAVVIFDAALLIESGAYEMVDLVILVYVNEELQINRLINRDGLTREEAMDRINAQMPVEEKKEYADYVIDTSSSQRDVIEKQVRYVYEILKTLSVKDKGAVN; from the coding sequence ATGGTCTTTGCCGGTCTTACAGGGGGAATAGCAACAGGGAAGAGTCTGGTTTCAGAGATGTTCCGGTCTCTTGGAGCCTTTATAATAGATGCGGATTTGATTGCCCGTGAGATTGTCCGGCCCGGTCTTCCTGCCTGGAAGGCTATTGTGGAGGCCTTTGGCAGTGAAGTACTGCTGAAGGATGGCAATATAAACAGGTCAGTGCTCGGCAGTATTGTCTTTCAGGATTTTTCAAAAAGAAGCATACTGAATTCCATCATGCATCCGGGGATATTGAAAGAGGCTGCCAAAATGAGAAAAGTTATCGGGGAGGATCACCCGTTTGCCGTTGTTATTTTTGATGCAGCCCTTCTGATTGAATCAGGCGCCTATGAAATGGTTGATCTTGTAATTCTTGTATATGTAAATGAAGAATTGCAGATAAACAGGCTGATCAACAGGGACGGCCTGACAAGAGAAGAGGCAATGGACAGGATAAATGCACAGATGCCGGTTGAAGAAAAGAAGGAATATGCTGATTACGTCATTGACACATCATCATCACAAAGAGATGTAATTGAAAAGCAGGTCAGGTATGTATATGAGATATTAAAAACCCTGTCTGTCAAAGACAAGGGCGCCGTTAATTGA
- a CDS encoding tetratricopeptide repeat protein — translation MTQEQQEIYEQGKTCFDQGKINDALKCFLELTRDNPGRFADVHNKVGIIYHQKGIFQSAITSFEQALKINPSYTEAALNLSIVYNELGKYEEAGRIFQMAVKTVSKTRKIRDPYVEGRLANEHAQLGSQYYGLGRYKEAIGEFKKALKLRPWFADIITQLGTTYRDNGEFENAIETFQKAIEINHRHLPAVINLGITYYMMGFVDLALKEWKNALVVDPDNRDAKVYISIVSSARP, via the coding sequence ATGACACAGGAGCAGCAGGAGATATATGAGCAGGGGAAAACCTGCTTTGATCAGGGTAAAATCAATGATGCCTTGAAATGCTTCCTTGAACTCACCAGGGACAATCCCGGCAGATTTGCTGATGTGCATAACAAGGTGGGTATCATCTATCATCAAAAGGGCATTTTTCAGAGTGCAATAACAAGCTTTGAACAGGCCCTTAAAATTAACCCATCATACACAGAAGCGGCCCTCAACCTCTCTATTGTTTATAATGAGCTGGGGAAATATGAAGAGGCAGGCAGGATATTTCAGATGGCAGTAAAGACAGTCTCAAAAACAAGAAAGATTAGAGATCCCTATGTTGAAGGCAGACTGGCAAATGAGCACGCACAGCTTGGCAGCCAGTATTATGGTCTTGGGAGATATAAAGAGGCGATCGGAGAATTTAAAAAGGCATTAAAACTCAGGCCCTGGTTTGCTGACATAATCACCCAGCTCGGCACCACATACAGGGACAATGGTGAATTTGAGAACGCAATCGAGACCTTTCAGAAGGCCATTGAAATCAACCATAGGCACCTGCCGGCAGTCATAAACCTTGGCATAACATACTACATGATGGGATTTGTAGACCTAGCGCTGAAAGAATGGAAGAATGCGCTTGTTGTAGATCCTGATAACAGGGATGCAAAGGTATACATATCTATTGTATCAAGTGCCAGACCTTAA
- a CDS encoding bifunctional phosphoribosyl-AMP cyclohydrolase/phosphoribosyl-ATP diphosphatase HisIE has translation MKDFINQIKFNSHGLVPAIIQDSRTLAVLMMAYMNDEALMTTIKTGVSHFWSRSRQKLWQKGETSGNKQKVKKILYDCDADTLLLLVEQTGVACHTGSPSCFFRELYERVDRSDERRGMDKTNLSGILNTVYDVIIDRRDVPSETSYVSSLYSSGLDKILKKISEESGELIISSKNNNRDEIIYEAADLWFHSLVLLGYHGLSPQDVYGELEKRFGVSGLEKKKREGKTK, from the coding sequence ATGAAAGATTTTATTAATCAGATAAAATTTAACAGCCATGGCCTTGTTCCTGCGATTATTCAGGACTCAAGGACGCTTGCTGTGCTTATGATGGCCTACATGAATGATGAGGCGCTAATGACCACGATAAAGACAGGGGTTTCGCACTTCTGGAGCAGGTCCAGGCAGAAATTGTGGCAGAAGGGTGAGACCTCAGGCAATAAACAGAAGGTAAAAAAGATATTGTACGATTGTGATGCCGACACGCTCCTGTTATTGGTCGAACAGACCGGTGTTGCCTGTCACACCGGCAGCCCCTCCTGCTTCTTCAGGGAATTATACGAAAGGGTTGACAGAAGTGATGAACGCAGGGGTATGGATAAGACGAATCTGTCCGGTATCCTCAACACTGTCTATGATGTAATCATAGACCGCAGGGATGTACCATCAGAGACATCTTATGTCAGTTCGCTTTATTCTTCCGGACTTGACAAGATACTTAAAAAGATCAGTGAAGAGTCCGGTGAGCTTATTATCAGTTCCAAGAATAATAACAGGGATGAGATAATTTATGAGGCAGCAGACCTGTGGTTTCACTCACTGGTGTTGCTGGGCTATCACGGCCTCAGCCCGCAGGATGTCTACGGTGAGCTTGAGAAGAGGTTCGGGGTTTCAGGTCTTGAAAAAAAGAAACGGGAGGGTAAGACAAAATGA
- a CDS encoding ATP-binding cassette domain-containing protein: MKNSLLSVKDLKKHFPVEEGRLFRSRKRVVHAVDGISFDLGRNEVLSLVGESGSGKSTTGRLILRLLEPTEGEITFMGEDISNAGKKRMKELRRHMQIIFQDPYASLNPRMTVGEIVEEPLIVHRIGTKQERRDEVARLLHKVGLNPEVMRRYPHEFSGGQRQRIGIARSIALKPGLIVADEPVSALDVSIQSQVINLLKELQEENQISYLFIAHDLNIVRIISDRIAVMYLGKIVEHAETEELFKRPLHPYTQALLSAIPVPDPSKKERKVILLEGDIPSPIDIPEGCRFHTRCPKMIPRCKEIIPSLDNYGNSHTAACIRAGEWA; the protein is encoded by the coding sequence GTGAAAAATTCACTGCTGTCAGTTAAAGACCTTAAAAAACACTTTCCTGTAGAAGAAGGCCGCCTGTTCAGGAGCAGGAAGAGGGTGGTCCATGCCGTTGACGGCATAAGCTTTGACCTCGGCAGGAATGAGGTCTTAAGCCTCGTTGGCGAAAGCGGAAGCGGCAAGTCCACAACCGGCAGGCTTATACTGAGGCTCCTTGAACCGACTGAAGGCGAAATAACCTTCATGGGTGAAGATATCAGCAATGCCGGTAAAAAGAGGATGAAAGAACTCCGGCGGCATATGCAGATAATTTTTCAGGACCCTTACGCCTCTTTGAATCCCAGAATGACCGTAGGAGAAATCGTCGAAGAACCTCTTATTGTACACAGGATAGGGACAAAACAGGAGAGAAGGGACGAGGTGGCACGCCTGCTTCACAAGGTGGGACTAAATCCTGAGGTAATGAGGCGTTATCCCCATGAATTCAGCGGCGGTCAGAGACAAAGAATTGGAATAGCAAGGTCCATAGCCCTTAAGCCTGGATTAATCGTGGCAGACGAGCCTGTGTCTGCCCTCGACGTGTCCATCCAGTCGCAGGTCATCAACCTTTTGAAAGAACTTCAGGAAGAAAATCAGATATCCTATCTCTTTATCGCGCATGACTTAAATATAGTGAGGATAATAAGCGACAGGATAGCCGTGATGTACCTTGGGAAGATAGTGGAACATGCTGAAACGGAAGAATTATTTAAGCGGCCCCTGCACCCCTATACTCAGGCGCTGCTCTCGGCCATCCCTGTCCCGGACCCTTCGAAAAAAGAGAGAAAGGTTATTCTCCTTGAAGGTGATATACCAAGCCCCATTGACATACCAGAAGGATGCAGGTTCCACACAAGATGCCCCAAAATGATCCCCCGCTGTAAAGAGATCATCCCCTCGCTTGATAACTATGGGAATAGTCATACAGCGGCATGCATCCGTGCCGGCGAGTGGGCATAA
- a CDS encoding HD domain-containing protein, which translates to MSEPTVYEGIALISDPIHGYISFTVPAGKVREKTEKDLIDSPWGQRLRQIYQIQSARWVYPSAEHSRFQHSLGAMHLAGRFARHLYPILKDIAPECPSEPYIEEMLRVAGFLHDIGHGPFGHFFDDNVLDEYKETHETIGQRIIREELGDTIRGIRRSPSGNFSDGERLVPEYIAFLIGKGPYKAPLKPSDNYPGWLLFMQPLLSGIYTVDNMDYVLRDSYMCGVAIGPVDINRLIHYSFFTEKGLTLHRSGLSALTMFLNARLYMYSNVYYHRTTRAIDLHLREIFRDTLDILFPYNPSESLDKYVSLTDWSLLEAVRGWSRSREPKKRKLYAEWQRILNRDVKWKMAYDRILSIGEVEKGRRFITQEEFRRAIKEKLPPDMKNIQFKIDMASQDPRPINPLMMGDKQIYVYSPSTREVSKEALKEFFDYIPAKVVLCRIFALNHRYDFVLASAAEKVLVSEANSIKTNV; encoded by the coding sequence ATGTCAGAACCAACCGTATACGAAGGTATAGCGCTCATCTCAGACCCCATTCACGGCTACATATCCTTTACTGTGCCGGCAGGTAAAGTAAGGGAGAAGACCGAGAAGGACCTGATTGACTCGCCCTGGGGACAGCGCCTCAGGCAGATTTATCAGATACAGAGTGCGCGCTGGGTCTATCCTTCTGCCGAGCACAGCAGGTTTCAGCACTCCCTTGGGGCAATGCATCTTGCAGGAAGATTTGCGAGGCACCTCTATCCCATCCTGAAAGATATAGCCCCTGAGTGTCCCTCAGAACCGTATATTGAAGAGATGCTTCGTGTAGCGGGCTTTCTCCATGACATTGGACATGGTCCGTTTGGCCATTTCTTTGATGATAATGTTCTTGATGAATATAAAGAGACACATGAGACAATAGGGCAGAGGATTATACGGGAAGAATTAGGTGATACTATAAGGGGTATACGGAGGAGTCCTTCCGGCAACTTTTCAGACGGGGAGAGGCTTGTTCCGGAATATATAGCCTTTCTGATCGGAAAGGGGCCGTACAAGGCCCCGCTGAAACCTTCAGACAATTATCCCGGATGGCTCCTGTTCATGCAGCCGCTTTTAAGCGGTATTTATACCGTTGATAACATGGATTATGTCCTTCGTGATTCGTATATGTGCGGGGTGGCCATAGGTCCGGTAGATATTAACCGTTTAATTCACTATTCCTTTTTTACTGAAAAGGGACTGACTCTGCACAGGTCAGGGCTTTCTGCGCTCACCATGTTCTTAAATGCCAGACTTTATATGTACAGCAATGTATACTATCACCGGACGACACGCGCCATTGACCTGCACCTGCGGGAGATATTCAGGGATACTTTAGACATATTGTTTCCATACAATCCATCAGAGTCTCTTGATAAGTATGTTTCCCTTACTGACTGGTCCTTGCTTGAGGCTGTACGGGGCTGGAGCAGGAGCAGGGAACCCAAAAAACGAAAGCTGTATGCTGAATGGCAGAGGATTCTTAACAGGGATGTAAAGTGGAAGATGGCTTATGACAGGATTCTCTCAATAGGCGAGGTGGAAAAGGGGCGGAGGTTTATAACTCAGGAGGAATTTCGCAGGGCTATAAAAGAGAAATTGCCGCCTGACATGAAAAACATCCAGTTTAAGATTGACATGGCGAGTCAGGACCCGAGACCAATTAATCCGCTCATGATGGGTGACAAGCAGATATATGTATACAGCCCGTCCACCAGAGAGGTGTCAAAAGAGGCTCTAAAGGAGTTCTTCGATTATATACCTGCGAAGGTGGTACTGTGCCGTATTTTTGCACTAAACCACAGGTATGATTTCGTGCTCGCTTCTGCGGCTGAGAAGGTGCTTGTCTCGGAGGCAAATAGTATCAAGACCAATGTTTAA
- the hisH gene encoding imidazole glycerol phosphate synthase subunit HisH, translating to MSLIAIIDYGMGNLRSVEKAFERVGHNAFIARRPEEVSKASHVVLPGVGGFPECMKNLTETGMIDAVYKSIESGKQFLGICLGLQLLFSESEEFGRHRGLDILPGRVIKFDLRKEFKVPHMGWNGISLKKEVQLLKDVPDNSYVYFVHSYYVEPDDKAIIATVSDYGVEFTSAVYKDNIFACQFHPEKSQDMGLRILRNFGDSK from the coding sequence ATGAGTTTGATTGCCATCATAGACTATGGTATGGGGAATCTCAGGAGTGTTGAGAAGGCATTTGAGCGTGTCGGTCATAATGCATTTATTGCAAGGAGGCCTGAAGAAGTCTCAAAGGCATCACATGTAGTCCTTCCGGGTGTAGGTGGTTTTCCGGAGTGCATGAAAAACCTGACTGAAACTGGTATGATAGATGCCGTATATAAGAGTATTGAGTCCGGGAAGCAGTTCCTCGGGATATGTCTCGGTCTTCAGCTCCTGTTCAGTGAGAGTGAGGAGTTTGGCAGGCACAGGGGATTGGACATTCTGCCTGGCCGGGTTATAAAATTTGATCTGAGGAAGGAGTTTAAGGTTCCTCATATGGGCTGGAATGGTATTAGTTTGAAGAAGGAGGTTCAGTTGCTGAAAGATGTTCCTGATAACTCCTACGTCTATTTTGTCCATTCCTATTATGTGGAGCCTGATGACAAGGCGATTATTGCCACGGTGTCTGATTACGGTGTTGAGTTTACATCGGCTGTGTATAAAGATAATATCTTTGCATGCCAGTTTCATCCGGAAAAAAGCCAGGATATGGGACTGAGGATATTAAGAAATTTCGGGGATAGTAAATGA
- the hisA gene encoding 1-(5-phosphoribosyl)-5-[(5-phosphoribosylamino)methylideneamino]imidazole-4-carboxamide isomerase, with protein sequence MKIIPAIDIKGGQCVRLYQGQMDQETVYSDNPLEVARRWEDAGAEMLHVVDLDGAVEGAPVNDEIICKIISSLKIPVQVGGGIREIPAAGRYIDAGAARVVLGTAAISYTGLVLLLAESFPGKIVISIDASDGMVAIRGWQEVTNTSVVEVAKQFEDARISAIVFTDIKRDGTLSGPNIESIERLSKNVRIPVIASGGVSGIRDIEELQTIRDPELEGVIVGKAIYSGAIDLSAAIALTKK encoded by the coding sequence ATGAAAATAATTCCGGCAATAGATATTAAAGGCGGACAGTGCGTAAGATTATATCAGGGGCAGATGGATCAGGAGACTGTTTATTCAGACAATCCCCTGGAGGTTGCCAGGAGATGGGAAGATGCGGGGGCTGAGATGCTTCATGTTGTGGACCTTGATGGTGCTGTGGAAGGAGCCCCTGTAAATGATGAGATCATCTGTAAGATAATCTCATCTCTCAAAATTCCCGTGCAGGTGGGTGGAGGTATAAGAGAGATCCCTGCGGCCGGCAGGTATATTGATGCCGGAGCTGCAAGGGTGGTGCTTGGCACTGCAGCCATAAGCTATACAGGTCTTGTACTCTTATTGGCCGAGTCATTTCCAGGAAAAATCGTTATTTCGATAGATGCATCAGATGGAATGGTTGCCATAAGGGGATGGCAGGAAGTTACAAATACAAGTGTTGTTGAAGTAGCAAAGCAGTTTGAAGATGCACGTATAAGTGCGATAGTATTTACTGACATTAAAAGGGACGGGACTCTGTCGGGCCCGAACATAGAGAGCATCGAAAGGCTTTCCAAAAATGTCAGGATTCCTGTTATTGCCTCCGGGGGGGTATCAGGCATCAGGGACATTGAGGAGCTGCAGACTATCAGGGATCCGGAGCTGGAAGGGGTGATTGTCGGGAAGGCAATATACTCCGGTGCGATAGACCTGAGTGCGGCTATAGCGCTTACGAAGAAATAG
- a CDS encoding tyrosine-type recombinase/integrase, giving the protein GAMEKGRIESFRFHDLRHTFATRLVQAGIDLYKVQRLLGHKTPAMTQRYAHHSPESLRDGVEALDKMNGNGVSQFYHSANKPETEPNVSGENLSQIYHN; this is encoded by the coding sequence ATGGGGCGATGGAGAAGGGAAGGATTGAAAGCTTCCGGTTCCACGATCTGAGGCATACCTTTGCCACAAGACTGGTGCAGGCAGGTATCGATTTGTACAAGGTGCAACGGCTTCTGGGGCACAAGACGCCGGCGATGACGCAGCGGTACGCGCATCATTCTCCGGAAAGTCTCAGGGATGGCGTGGAGGCGCTGGATAAAATGAACGGGAACGGCGTATCACAATTCTATCACAGCGCCAATAAACCGGAGACGGAGCCGAATGTCTCCGGGGAAAATCTATCACAAATCTATCACAATTGA
- the queC gene encoding 7-cyano-7-deazaguanine synthase QueC has product MNRAVVLLSGGIDSTTTMAIAKSEGYELNALTIDYGQRHLHEIENARLVSGFFKAGRHIVISVDLREIGGSALTSSIEVPVNRTPEEISHGIPVTYVPARNTIFLALALSWAEVLDADVIFFGANVVDYSGYPDCRPEFIRAFEKMANIGTRKGVEGERGFSINTPLINMTKAEIIRRGIELGVDYSLTHSCYTPSVDGIACGRCDSCLIRKKGFSEAGITDPVRYSA; this is encoded by the coding sequence GTGAACAGGGCGGTTGTCTTATTAAGCGGAGGGATTGATTCAACGACCACAATGGCGATTGCCAAATCAGAGGGTTACGAATTAAATGCCCTTACAATAGATTATGGTCAGCGGCATCTGCATGAGATAGAAAATGCCCGCCTTGTGTCCGGCTTCTTCAAAGCAGGCAGACATATTGTCATTAGTGTTGACCTGAGAGAGATAGGCGGTTCTGCACTTACCTCGTCAATCGAAGTTCCGGTGAACCGGACGCCTGAAGAGATTTCTCATGGCATACCGGTTACATATGTGCCTGCCCGCAATACCATATTTCTTGCCCTTGCGCTCTCCTGGGCAGAGGTCCTTGATGCGGATGTGATATTTTTCGGTGCGAATGTGGTTGACTACAGCGGATATCCTGACTGCCGGCCGGAATTTATCAGGGCATTCGAGAAAATGGCCAATATAGGAACCAGGAAGGGTGTTGAAGGGGAAAGAGGTTTTTCAATAAATACGCCATTGATAAATATGACGAAGGCTGAGATAATACGGAGGGGAATTGAGCTTGGCGTTGACTACAGCCTGACCCACAGTTGCTATACCCCTTCTGTAGATGGAATTGCATGCGGGAGGTGTGACAGTTGTCTGATCAGGAAGAAAGGTTTTTCTGAGGCAGGGATAACAGACCCTGTACGATATTCAGCATGA
- the hisF gene encoding imidazole glycerol phosphate synthase subunit HisF, producing MLAKRIIPCLDVKEGRVVKGISFVNLRDAGDPVEAARLYNDEGADELCFLDITASSDKRSILIDVVRKTAEQVFMPLTVGGGVRTLDDIRTLLNAGADKVSINTAAVKRPEFVREASEKFGSQCIVVAIDARRSSLTSEMGLDPVPGKLPHWEVFTHGGRTATGLDAVQWAKKMEAYGAGEILLTSMDRDGTKDGYDIELTRAVSEAVTIPVIASGGAGTLEHLYEGIDGGKADAVLAASIFHFREYTIRETKEYLKSKGICVRL from the coding sequence ATGCTGGCTAAACGCATTATTCCATGTCTGGATGTTAAAGAGGGCCGGGTTGTAAAGGGGATCAGCTTTGTTAATCTCAGGGATGCCGGGGATCCTGTTGAGGCGGCCCGTCTTTATAATGACGAGGGCGCTGATGAGCTTTGCTTCCTTGATATAACTGCATCGAGCGATAAGCGGTCAATATTGATTGATGTTGTGAGGAAAACTGCTGAGCAGGTATTTATGCCTCTGACAGTTGGAGGAGGTGTCCGTACTCTCGATGATATAAGGACGCTTCTTAATGCAGGGGCTGACAAGGTGTCAATAAATACTGCTGCTGTGAAGAGACCGGAGTTTGTGCGTGAGGCGTCAGAGAAATTCGGCAGCCAGTGTATTGTAGTGGCCATTGATGCAAGACGGTCGTCGTTGACATCAGAGATGGGCTTGGATCCGGTTCCCGGCAAGTTGCCGCATTGGGAGGTGTTTACTCATGGCGGCCGTACGGCCACAGGGCTTGATGCCGTCCAGTGGGCAAAGAAGATGGAGGCATACGGGGCAGGGGAGATACTCCTGACAAGTATGGACAGGGATGGGACTAAGGACGGATATGATATAGAGTTGACGCGGGCTGTTTCTGAGGCTGTTACAATACCCGTAATTGCATCAGGGGGTGCGGGGACGCTTGAGCATTTGTATGAGGGCATTGATGGCGGAAAGGCGGATGCAGTACTTGCGGCCTCTATATTTCACTTCAGGGAATATACGATAAGGGAGACGAAGGAGTATCTGAAGTCGAAAGGCATATGTGTCAGGTTATAG
- a CDS encoding ABC transporter ATP-binding protein, producing MLLSVNNLKTHFSTPEGVIRAVDDVSFKIDKGRVLGLVGESGCGKSVTALSLMRLVPQPGRIIAGEIFFDGRDLLRLDSEEIRKLRGNRLAMVFQDPMTSLNPVFTIGNQISEILRVHKGLKRSEAMNKAQYLLQRVGIPDPSRRIREYPHQMSGGMKQRVMIAMAISCEPSLIIADEPTTALDVTIQAQILRLLRELIETSRTALILISHDLGVIAEMADDVAIMYAGKIVEYANTAELFASPLHPYTIGLLQSIPRGEEKKKRLQTIEGSVPRLSDLPEGCMFNPRCKYVIDKCRKDEPDLLDAGGGHLVRCLVDVKKQ from the coding sequence ATGCTACTTTCCGTAAACAATCTCAAGACCCACTTTTCCACCCCTGAAGGCGTGATCAGGGCTGTGGACGATGTAAGTTTTAAGATTGACAAGGGCAGGGTCCTTGGACTTGTCGGTGAATCAGGGTGCGGAAAGAGTGTTACAGCGCTAAGTTTAATGCGCCTCGTACCCCAGCCTGGCCGCATTATTGCCGGAGAAATATTCTTTGACGGGCGCGACCTATTAAGACTCGACAGTGAAGAGATACGGAAGCTGAGAGGAAACCGGCTGGCAATGGTCTTTCAGGACCCCATGACCTCCCTGAACCCTGTATTCACCATAGGAAATCAGATCTCTGAGATCCTCCGTGTACACAAAGGCTTAAAGAGATCTGAGGCAATGAATAAGGCACAATACCTGCTTCAGCGTGTCGGGATTCCGGACCCTTCAAGGAGGATAAGGGAGTATCCCCATCAAATGAGCGGCGGGATGAAACAGCGGGTAATGATTGCCATGGCAATCTCCTGCGAGCCGTCTCTCATCATTGCGGATGAACCAACCACAGCCCTTGACGTTACGATCCAGGCCCAGATATTGAGATTGCTAAGAGAGCTTATTGAAACAAGCAGGACGGCGTTGATCCTGATCTCACATGACCTGGGAGTGATTGCAGAGATGGCTGACGACGTGGCAATCATGTACGCCGGTAAGATAGTGGAGTACGCAAACACTGCAGAGCTCTTTGCCTCCCCCCTTCATCCCTATACCATAGGGCTGCTCCAGTCAATACCGAGGGGTGAAGAGAAAAAGAAGAGGCTTCAGACCATCGAGGGAAGTGTCCCACGGCTCTCAGACCTTCCGGAAGGATGCATGTTCAATCCGCGCTGCAAGTATGTAATTGACAAGTGCAGGAAAGACGAACCTGACCTACTTGATGCCGGAGGCGGACATCTGGTGCGGTGCTTGGTAGACGTGAAGAAGCAATAA